In Castanea sativa cultivar Marrone di Chiusa Pesio chromosome 6, ASM4071231v1, a single window of DNA contains:
- the LOC142638971 gene encoding callose synthase 12, with protein MSYHRQRPPPSPNPSQTRPSPATPPLESDPYNIIPIHNLLAEHPSLRFPEVRAITTALRAVGDLRKPPHNQWAPHMDLLDWLALFFGFQSDNVRNQREHLVLHLANAQMRLSPPPDNIDALDAAVLRKFRKKLLRNYTSWCSYLGKKSNIWISDRREAVADHRRELLYVSLFLLIWGESANLRFVPECICFIFHNMAMELNKILEDYIDENTGQPVQPSISGENAFLNCVVKPIYETIRAEVESSKNGSAPHSVWRNYDDINEYFWSKRCFQKLRWPIDLGSNFFVTSEGGARRKHVGKTGFVEQRSFWNLLRSFDRLWVMLVLFLQAAIIVAWEERKYPWDALQTRDVQAKVLTVFFTWSGMRFLQSVLDAGMQYSLVSRETLGLGVRMVMKSVVAAAWILVFGVFYGRIWAQKNRDRRWSPEADRRLVTFLEVALVFILPELLAVVLFVIPWIRNFLEETNLKIFYMLTWWFQGRTFVGRGLREGLLDNIKYTLFWIVVLATKFLFSYFLQVKPMIAPTKALLDLKNVEYQWYQLFNNSNRLAVGLLWLPVVLIYLMDIQIWYSIYSSFVGAGVGLFQHLGEIRNIEQLRLRFQFFASAIQFNLMPEEQLLNARGMRNRFKDAIHRLKLRYGLGRPYRKLESSQVEAKRFALIWNEIVLIFREEDIISDREQELLELPQNSWNVRVIRWPCFLLCNELLLALSQAKELLDAPDKWLWYKICKNEYRRCVVIEAYDCIKHLLLEIIKRNTQEHSIMNIFFQEIDHSIEIEKFTKTFNMAVLPQLHTQLIKLVQLLNKPKKDPTQVVNALQAIYEIAKRDLFKDKRSIDQLREDGLAPRSPASTQGLLFENAVELPNSDNETFYRQVRRLHTILTSRDSMHDIPVNLEARRRIAFFSNSLFMNMPHAPQVEKMMAFSVLTPYYSEEVIYSKEQLKSENEDGISILYYLQTIYADEWKNFMERMRREGMVKDTEIWNTKLRDLRLWASYRGQTLSRTVRGMMYYYRALKMLAFLDSASEMDIPDGSQELGSMRRDSGLDGYSSERSPSSRSLSRGSSSMGLLLKGHEYGTALMKFTYVVACQIYGTQKAKKDPHAEEILYLMKNNEALRVAYVDEVSTGRDEKEFYSVLVKYDHQLEREVEIYRVKLPGPLKLGEGKPENQNHAIIFTRGDAVQTIDMNQDNYFEEALKMRNLLEEFRRYYGIRKPTILGVREHIFTGSVSSLAWFMSAQETSFVTLGQRVLANPLKVRMHYGHPDVFDRFWFMTRGGISKASRVINISEDIFAGFNCTLRGGNVTHHEYIQVGKGRDVGLNQVSMFEAKVASGNGEQVLSRDIYRLGHRLDFFRMLSFFYTTVGFFFNTMVVILTVYAFLWGRLYLALSGVEDSSKASSTNNNAALGAILNQQFIIQLGLFTALPMIVENSLEHGFLQAIWDFLTMQLQLSSVFYTFSMGTRAHYFGRTILHGGAKYRATGRGFVVEHKGFAENYRLYARSHFVKAIELGLILVVYASHSPIAGNTFVYIALTITSWFLVVSWIMAPFVFNPSGFDWLKTVYDFDDFMNWIWFRGSVFAKAEQSWERWWYEEQDHLRNTGIWGKIMEIILDLRFFFFQYGIVYQLNIAAGSTSIAVYLLSWIYVFVAFAIYAVIAFARVKYAAKEHIYYRLVQFLVIILAILVIIALLQFTKFTFIDIFTSLLAFIPTGWGLILIAQVLRPFLWSTLVWESVVSVARLYDIMFGVIVMVPVALLSWLPGFQSMQTRILFNEAFSRGLRINQLVAGKKSNDL; from the coding sequence ATGAGCTACCACAGGCAACGCCCACCTCCGAGCCCGAACCCGAGCCAAACCCGGCCCAGTCCGGCCACACCGCCATTAGAATCCGACCCATACAACATAATCCCAATCCACAACCTCCTCGCGGAGCACCCGTCGCTCAGGTTCCCGGAGGTCCGAGCCATAACCACCGCGCTCCGAGCCGTCGGAGACCTCCGGAAGCCGCCGCACAACCAATGGGCCCCGCACATGGACCTCCTGGACTGGCTCGCCCTCTTCTTCGGCTTCCAAAGCGACAACGTTCGCAACCAGCGCGAGCACCTCGTTCTCCACCTCGCCAACGCGCAGATGCGCCTCTCTCCTCCGCCGGACAACATCGACGCCCTGGACGCCGCCGTTTTGCGCAAGTTTCGGAAGAAGCTCCTCAGGAACTATACCAGCTGGTGCTCCTATCTCGGCAAGAAGTCCAATATCTGGATCTCCGATCGCCGCGAGGCCGTCGCCGACCACCGGCGGGAGCTGCTGTACGTGTCGCTCTTCCTTCTGATTTGGGGTGAGTCTGCTAATCTCCGCTTTGTTCCTGAGTGCATTTGCTTTATATTTCATAACATGGCCATGGAGTTGAACAAGATCTTAGAGGATTACATAGACGAGAACACCGGTCAACCTGTGCAGCCCTCAATCTCCGGCGAAAACGCGTTTTTGAACTGCGTTGTGAAGCCGATTTACGAGACGATTAGGGCTGAGGTGGAGAGTAGTAAGAATGGCTCTGCGCCGCACAGCGTGTGGCGCAATTACGACGACATTAACGAGTACTTTTGGAGCAAGCGGTGTTTTCAGAAGCTCAGATGGCCGATTGATTTAGGAAGTAATTTCTTTGTGACGAGCGAGGGTGGTGCGAGAAGAAAACATGTAGGGAAGACAGGTTTTGTGGAGCAGAGATCGTTTTGGAACTTGTTGAGGAGCTTTGACAGGCTTTGGGTGATGCTTGTGTTGTTTTTACAAGCGGCGATTATAGTGGCGTGGGAAGAGAGGAAATATCCATGGGATGCTCTGCAGACTAGGGATGTCCAAGCGAAAGTTTTGACAGTGTTTTTCACTTGGAGTGGGATGAGGTTTTTGCAGTCTGTGTTGGATGCAGGGATGCAATACAGTTTGGTTTCGAGGGAGACGTTGGGGCTTGGCGTGAGGATGGTGATGAAGAGTGTGGTTGCAGCCGCGTGGATCTTGGTTTTTGGTGTGTTTTATGGGCGGATATGGGCGCAGAAGAATCGCGATAGGAGGTGGTCTCCAGAGGCTGATAGGAGGTTGGTTACTTTTCTTGAGGTGGCATTGGTTTTCATTTTGCCGGAGCTTCTGGCCGTGGTGCTGTTTGTGATTCCGTGGATCAGGAATTTCCTCGAGGAGACCAATTTGAAGATCTTTTATATGTTGACTTGGTGGTTTCAAGGGAGGACCTTTGTGGGTCGTGGGTTGAGGGAAGGTCTTTTGGATAATATCAAGTACACTTTGTTTTGGATTGTGGTGCTTGCTACCAAATTTTTGTTCAGTTACTTCTTGCAGGTTAAACCGATGATTGCCCCAACTAAAGCATTGTTGGATTTGAAGAATGTGGAGTATCAATGGTATCAGCTTTTTAACAATAGCAACAGATTGGCAGTGGGCTTACTGTGGCTTCCTGTTGTTCTGATTTACCTCATGGATATTCAGATTTGGTATTCAATCTACTCGTCTTTTGTTGGGGCGGGTGTGGGATTGTTTCAGCACTTGGGTGAGATTCGAAATATTGAACAGTTGAGGTTGAGGTTCCAATTCTTTGCAAGTGCTATTCAGTTTAATCTCATGCCGGAGGAGCAGCTGCTAAATGCAAGGGGGATGAGGAACAGGTTTAAGGATGCCATTCATCGATTGAAGCTGAGATATGGGCTTGGTCGGCCCTATAGGAAGCTTGAATCTAGTCAGGTTGAGGCGAAGAGGTTTGCTTTGATATGGAATGAGATAGTTTTGATTTTCAGGGAAGAAGACATCATCTCTGACCGTGAGCAGGAGCTGTTGGAGCTGCCCCAGAATTCTTGGAATGTCAGGGTCATTCGATGGCCTTGTTTCCTCCTCTGTAATGAGCTTCTGCTTGCGCTCAGTCAGGCCAAAGAGTTGTTAGATGCTCCGGACAAGTGGCTCTGGTATAAGATATGCAAGAATGAGTACAGGCGTTGCGTTGTGATTGAAGCTTATGATTGTATCAAACACTTGCTGCTTGAGATTATCAAACGCAACACACAAGAGCATTCCATTATGAACATATTTTTTCAAGAGATTGATCACTCCATTGAGATTGAGAAGTTCACTAAAACATTTAACATGGCTGTTCTGCCCCAGCTTCATACCCAGTTAATCAAACTTGTTCAGCTATTGAACAAGCCAAAGAAAGATCCTACCCAGGTAGTGAACGCTCTGCAAGCCATTTATGAGATTGCTAAACGGGACCTTTTCAAAGACAAGAGGAGCATTGACCAGTTGAGGGAGGATGGTCTGGCTCCTCGTAGTCCAGCTTCCACACAGGGGCTGCTTTTTGAGAATGCTGTTGAATTGCCTAATTCAGATAATGAGACATTCTATAGGCAGGTTCGGCGGTTGCACACAATTCTTACCTCCCGGGACTCAATGCACGATATCCCAGTAAATCTTGAGGCAAGACGCCGAATTGCCTTCTTCAGTAATTCACTTTTCATGAACATGCCTCATGCCCCTCAGGTTGAGAAAATGATGGCCTTCAGTGTTCTGACCCCTTATTACAGTGAAGAAGTAATCTATAGCAAAGAACAGCTCAAATCTGAGAATGAAGACGGTATTTCGATCCTGTACTATTTGCAGACGATTTATGCCGATGAGTGGAAAAATTTCATGGAGAGAATGCGCCGAGAAGGGATGGTGAAGGATACCGAGATATGGAATACTAAGCTGAGAGATCTCAGGCTTTGGGCATCATACAGGGGTCAGACACTCTCCCGAACTGTTAGGGGAATGATGTATTACTATCGGGCTCTTAAGATGCTGGCATTTCTGGATTCTGCATCAGAGATGGACATTCCGGACGGATCACAAGAACTTGGTTCGATGAGGCGAGACAGCGGTTTGGATGGTTACTCCTCGGAAAGGTCACCATCTTCTAGGAGTTTAAGCAGAGGAAGCAGTTCAATGGGCTTGTTACTCAAAGGCCACGAGTATGGGACTGCATTGATGAAATTTACATATGTGGTTGCCTGCCAGATATATGGAACTCAGAAGGCAAAGAAAGATCCACACGCTGAGGAAATCTTGTATCTAATGAAAAACAATGAAGCCCTTCGAGTTGCCTACGTTGATGAAGTTTCCACTGGGAGGGATGAGAAGGAGTTTTATTCTGTTCTTGTGAAGTATGATCACCAATTGGAGAGGGAAGTGGAGATCTACCGGGTAAAGTTGCCTGGTCCCTTGAAGCTTGGTGAGGGAAAACCGGAGAATCAGAATCATGCCATCATCTTCACTCGCGGTGATGCTGTCCAGACTATTGATATGAACCAAGACAACTATTTTGAAGAGGCACTCAAAATGCGCAATCTGTTGGAAGAATTCAGGCGTTATTATGGTATCCGGAAGCCTACTATCTTGGGAGTTAGGGAACACATATTTACAGGTTCTGTTTCATCACTTGCTTGGTTTATGTCGGCTCAGGAAACGAGTTTTGTCACCTTGGGGCAGCGTGTTTTGGCGAATCCTTTAAAAGTTCGAATGCATTATGGCCATCCAGATGTGTTTGACAGGTTTTGGTTCATGACTCGTGGTGGGATCAGTAAAGCTTCCAGAGTGATTAATATCAGTGAGGACATTTTTGCTGGCTTTAACTGCACATTGCGTGGAGGGAATGTCACCCACCATGAATATATCCAGGTCGGCAAGGGAAGGGATGTTGGGTTGAATCAAGTATCCATGTTTGAGGCCAAGGTGGCTAGTGGAAATGGTGAGCAAGTTCTTAGCAGAGATATATACAGGTTGGGTCATAGGTTGGACTTCTTCCGAATGCTGTCATTCTTTTACACTACCGTGGGATTTTTTTTCAACACAATGGTGGTGATTCTGACTGTATATGCATTTCTGTGGGGCCGACTCTATCTGGCTCTTAGTGGTGTTGAGGATTCTTCTAAGGCAAGTAGTACTAATAACAATGCGGCACTTGGTGCAATCTTGAATCAGCAGTTCATCATCCAGCTTGGTCTGTTCACTGCCCTTCCGATGATAGTGGAAAACTCTCTTGAGCATGGGTTCCTTCAAGCTATCTGGGATTTTCTGACAATGCAGCTCCAGCTTTCATCTGTATTCTACACATTCTCAATGGGAACTCGTGCCCACTACTTTGGCCGTACTATTCTTCATGGTGGTGCAAAATATCGGGCTACCGGGCGTGGTTTTGTCGTGGAGCACAAGGGTTTTGCCGAGAATTATAGGCTCTATGCTCGTAGCCATTTTGTGAAGGCAATTGAACTTGGGTTAATACTTGTAGTTTATGCGTCACACAGTCCTATAGCTGGCAACACATTTGTTTACATAGCCTTGACCATCACTAGTTGGTTCCTGGTTGTGTCATGGATTATGGCCCCCTTTGTGTTCAATCCTTCTGGATTTGATTGGTTGAAGACGGTGTACGACTTTGATGACTTTATGAACTGGATTTGGTTCCGTGGCAGTGTTTTTGCAAAAGCTGAACAGAGTTGGGAAAGATGGTGGTATGAGGAGCAGGATCATCTCAGGAACACTGGCATTTGGGGtaaaataatggaaataatCTTAGACCTccgattcttcttcttccagtATGGGATAGTATATCAACTAAATATTGCAGCTGGAAGTACCAGCATTGCTGTTTACTTGTTGTCTTGGATCTATGTATTTGTGGCTTTTGCAATTTATGCGGTAATAGCATTTGCTCGGGTTAAATATGCGGCAAAAGAGCACATATACTATCGTCTAGTCCAATTCCTCGTGATTATACTTGCAATACTTGTGATAATTGCTCTGCTGCAATttacaaaattcacatttattgaTATTTTCACTAGCCTGTTAGCATTCATCCCCACTGGGTGGGGCCTGATATTGATTGCCCAAGTACTCCGGCCCTTTCTGTGGTCTACTCTTGTTTGGGAAAGTGTTGTTTCTGTGGCCCGACTATATGATATAATGTTCGGAGTAATTGTCATGGTTCCTGTGGCATTACTGTCATGGTTGCCTGGGTTTCAGTCAATGCAGACGAGGATCCTTTTCAATGAAGCATTTAGCAGGGGCCTCCGCATTAACCAGCTTGTTGCaggaaaaaaatctaatgaCTTATAA